Proteins from a genomic interval of Chryseobacterium indologenes:
- a CDS encoding (Fe-S)-binding protein — translation MQYIDNIIFLILLVAGFGLFAKSLQKIYRNIRLGHEIKRNDRQSERWSTMARVAMGQSKMVKRPVAGILHVFVYVGFIIINIELVEIIVDGLFGTHRFLASVFGESFYSFFTATLEVLALLVVIGVVVFFIRRNFYGVKRLTMKELFGWPKHDANWILIIEFALMMAFFKMNAADWVLQQRGLLHELGSFPISSAILGPIFNNFSDGFLFFTEKGAWWFHFVGILFFMNYLYYSKHLHIILAFPSTWYANLDKKGKFNNLDSVTKEIKLMMDPNADPYAAPAEGEAEAAPSKFGAEDIFDLNQVQLLNAYSCTECGRCTSVCPANITGKKLSPRLILMKTRDRLEEVGRNIDKNGKFVDDGKKLLNDYITKEELWACTTCNACTEACPVLLDPLSIIFEMRRFLVMEQSAAPQELNLMMTNVENNAAPWQYNQADRLNWATEN, via the coding sequence ATGCAGTACATCGATAACATTATTTTCCTTATTTTATTAGTGGCCGGATTTGGATTGTTTGCCAAAAGCCTTCAGAAGATCTATAGAAATATAAGATTAGGTCACGAAATCAAAAGAAACGACAGACAATCTGAGCGCTGGAGTACCATGGCAAGAGTAGCTATGGGACAGAGCAAAATGGTAAAACGTCCTGTTGCAGGGATTTTACACGTTTTTGTGTACGTAGGTTTTATCATTATTAATATTGAACTGGTAGAAATCATTGTAGACGGATTGTTTGGAACACATCGTTTTCTTGCCTCCGTTTTCGGTGAGAGCTTTTATAGTTTCTTTACCGCAACATTAGAAGTTTTAGCACTTCTTGTCGTTATCGGTGTAGTCGTATTTTTCATCAGAAGAAACTTTTATGGTGTCAAGAGATTGACTATGAAAGAACTTTTCGGATGGCCAAAACATGATGCAAACTGGATTCTTATCATCGAATTTGCCTTAATGATGGCTTTCTTTAAAATGAATGCTGCCGATTGGGTATTGCAACAAAGAGGTCTTCTTCATGAGCTGGGAAGTTTCCCGATCAGTTCTGCTATACTGGGCCCTATATTCAATAATTTTAGTGACGGATTCTTATTCTTCACAGAAAAAGGAGCATGGTGGTTCCACTTTGTAGGGATTCTGTTCTTCATGAATTATTTATATTATTCAAAGCACTTACATATTATCCTTGCTTTCCCAAGCACATGGTATGCTAATCTTGATAAAAAAGGCAAATTCAACAACCTTGATTCTGTAACAAAAGAAATTAAGTTGATGATGGATCCTAATGCAGATCCTTATGCCGCTCCGGCCGAAGGGGAAGCAGAGGCAGCACCTTCTAAATTTGGAGCAGAAGATATTTTTGACCTGAATCAGGTACAATTACTTAACGCGTACTCATGTACAGAATGCGGACGTTGTACTTCTGTCTGCCCGGCAAATATTACCGGCAAAAAACTTTCTCCGAGATTAATCCTGATGAAAACTAGGGACAGATTGGAAGAAGTAGGAAGAAATATTGATAAGAACGGAAAATTCGTTGATGACGGTAAAAAGTTATTGAACGATTATATCACAAAAGAAGAACTTTGGGCTTGTACAACATGTAATGCATGTACAGAAGCTTGTCCGGTGCTGCTTGATCCGCTTTCTATTATTTTTGAAATGAGAAGATTCCTCGTAATGGAACAGTCTGCGGCTCCGCAGGAACTGAATCTGATGATGACAAATGTGGAAAACAATGCTGCACCTTGGCAGTATAACCAGGCTGACCGTCTGAATTGGGCAACAGAAAACTAA
- a CDS encoding MCE family protein: protein MKFSKELKAGVIALLAIVGFVVLFQFMKGKSLFTTDNIFYAKYDNVEGLAQSSAVSINGLKVGQVDKIIPQTAKDGKISFVVKITVDNKFEFSKNSTLEIFEPGLMSGKEMRVNLMYGGATAKDGDTLKGAFKLGTLGSLSSQVGPVKDQLQVVLHRVDSLMANANLLVDAQNRAEVKALLSNLNKTVGALQTTAGNVNNLVGHNDPKLQKVLDDASLTMQSGKVTLDKYGNLAQSIDTKQLNATIANLDATVGKLNQVVGGIDRGEGSLGKLMKDEQLYNNLNTASSNLNSLIEDMKAHPKRYINFSVFGKNNKD from the coding sequence GTGAAGTTCAGTAAAGAATTAAAAGCTGGTGTGATCGCACTTTTAGCTATTGTAGGCTTTGTAGTGTTGTTTCAATTTATGAAAGGGAAAAGCCTTTTTACTACCGATAATATATTTTACGCAAAATATGATAATGTGGAGGGTCTCGCACAGTCTTCAGCCGTATCAATCAATGGATTGAAGGTGGGGCAGGTTGATAAGATCATTCCTCAGACCGCAAAAGACGGTAAAATCAGTTTTGTGGTGAAAATTACTGTCGATAACAAATTTGAATTTTCCAAAAATTCAACATTGGAAATTTTCGAACCGGGATTAATGTCCGGGAAAGAAATGAGGGTAAACCTGATGTACGGCGGAGCAACGGCAAAGGACGGGGATACTCTGAAAGGAGCTTTCAAACTAGGAACACTGGGAAGCCTTTCTTCTCAGGTAGGTCCTGTAAAAGACCAGTTACAAGTTGTTTTGCACAGAGTAGACTCTCTGATGGCAAATGCCAACCTGTTGGTAGATGCACAAAATAGAGCCGAAGTCAAAGCTTTATTATCAAACCTTAACAAAACAGTGGGTGCGTTGCAGACTACTGCCGGAAACGTAAATAATCTGGTAGGACACAATGATCCTAAACTTCAGAAAGTATTGGACGACGCAAGCCTAACAATGCAAAGCGGAAAGGTAACACTGGATAAATACGGAAATCTTGCTCAAAGTATCGATACGAAACAATTGAATGCTACCATTGCCAATTTAGATGCTACAGTCGGAAAACTGAATCAGGTAGTTGGTGGTATAGATAGAGGTGAGGGAAGTTTAGGTAAACTGATGAAGGATGAGCAACTTTATAATAATCTTAATACAGCGTCTTCCAATCTGAACTCACTGATTGAAGATATGAAAGCACACCCTAAGAGATATATTAATTTCTCAGTTTTCGGTAAAAACAATAAAGACTAA
- the asnB gene encoding asparagine synthase (glutamine-hydrolyzing) gives MCGICGYYSFYQNISSENILEMNQAIQHRGPDDEGFWICKNGLGKSFSGEDSTSGIKRQFPILGEEMSDLALGFRRLSIVDLSEKGHQPMLSDDEQIIITFNGEIYNFKKLREELEILGYSFKSTSDTEVLIKAYQEWGTEMLIKLDGMFALCITDLIRKKLVLARDRVGMKPLFYHQGEHGLVWASEIKAIVKHEFVRAEINWNGVYTNFLFQTTLAPETCFQHIFSLEPGAFMTVDLNDRTFTTEKFWSLPLKVNKSITEEEAIKKVDTLLSESISEQLYADVPVTVMMSGGIDSTLIASKSKPFNEDITAYTISYQFSEEEVKNASLAAKHFELIHHVEKVSDKEILEQLKENIQHFEEPYSSLEVLMNAAKYAHENGCKVVLSGNGADELFGGYSHTLKFNRWLMMKNFNFISPLIVTKGKFSGRVKNYFSQNCMFDFFRQSQNGMRPAEAKHIFRPEIYKGITTNLCRYHLSESNNYSGYFEYDMKYSLSSHHVFRDDLSAMKYGVEFRYPYLSNSLIDYVASLPENIRFTGKQNKPLLRKTAKKYLPEEILNMSKRGFSFPLHHYLKNDQSVRDFASENLERLKKRNFFNPDVIDEWWYNLKDDYDFVKIWQLVTFELWYQKYFEK, from the coding sequence ATGTGCGGAATCTGCGGCTATTATTCATTCTATCAAAATATTTCTTCTGAAAATATTCTGGAGATGAATCAGGCAATTCAACATCGCGGTCCTGACGATGAAGGATTCTGGATCTGTAAAAACGGCCTTGGAAAATCTTTTTCCGGAGAAGATTCTACATCCGGAATTAAAAGACAATTTCCGATCCTTGGTGAAGAAATGTCTGATCTTGCTCTGGGTTTCAGAAGACTGTCTATTGTGGACCTTTCTGAAAAGGGTCACCAACCGATGCTTTCAGACGATGAACAAATCATTATTACCTTTAACGGGGAGATTTATAATTTTAAAAAGCTAAGGGAAGAGCTTGAAATTTTAGGATATTCTTTTAAAAGTACGTCCGACACCGAGGTTCTCATCAAAGCTTATCAGGAATGGGGAACTGAAATGCTGATAAAGCTCGACGGAATGTTTGCGCTATGTATCACAGACCTTATCCGTAAAAAGCTGGTTCTGGCCCGGGACAGGGTAGGAATGAAACCCCTTTTCTATCATCAGGGTGAGCACGGATTAGTATGGGCTTCAGAAATAAAGGCCATTGTAAAACATGAATTTGTAAGGGCGGAAATCAACTGGAACGGAGTATATACCAATTTCCTTTTTCAGACTACTTTAGCCCCGGAAACCTGTTTTCAACATATATTTTCATTGGAACCTGGAGCTTTCATGACTGTTGATTTAAATGATAGAACCTTCACTACGGAAAAGTTCTGGAGTTTACCGCTGAAAGTTAATAAAAGTATCACAGAGGAAGAAGCGATAAAAAAAGTCGACACATTATTATCAGAAAGTATTTCGGAACAGCTGTATGCAGATGTACCGGTTACCGTTATGATGAGTGGAGGAATAGATTCAACGTTAATTGCTTCAAAATCAAAACCTTTTAACGAAGATATTACTGCATACACCATTTCATACCAGTTTTCTGAAGAAGAAGTTAAGAATGCCTCATTGGCAGCAAAGCATTTTGAGCTTATTCATCATGTAGAAAAAGTAAGTGACAAAGAAATACTGGAGCAGCTTAAAGAAAATATCCAGCATTTTGAAGAGCCCTACAGTAGTCTTGAAGTACTGATGAATGCTGCAAAATATGCCCATGAAAATGGATGTAAGGTCGTATTGAGCGGAAACGGCGCAGATGAACTTTTCGGAGGCTACTCCCACACATTGAAGTTTAACAGATGGCTTATGATGAAAAATTTTAATTTTATCAGTCCATTGATTGTTACGAAAGGAAAATTTTCCGGAAGGGTTAAAAATTATTTTTCCCAGAATTGTATGTTCGATTTTTTCCGTCAGAGTCAAAACGGAATGAGACCGGCAGAGGCAAAGCATATTTTTCGTCCGGAAATTTATAAAGGTATAACGACCAATCTTTGCCGTTATCATTTATCAGAATCAAATAATTATTCAGGATATTTTGAATATGATATGAAATATTCTTTATCCTCACACCATGTTTTCCGTGATGATCTGAGCGCTATGAAGTATGGGGTTGAATTTCGCTATCCGTACTTAAGTAACAGTTTAATTGATTATGTGGCTTCATTACCCGAAAACATACGGTTTACCGGGAAACAGAATAAGCCTTTACTGCGGAAAACTGCGAAAAAGTATCTTCCGGAAGAAATACTGAATATGTCCAAAAGAGGTTTCTCTTTTCCCCTCCATCATTATCTTAAAAATGATCAATCAGTCAGGGATTTTGCATCAGAAAATCTTGAACGTCTTAAGAAGAGAAATTTTTTTAATCCGGATGTCATTGATGAATGGTGGTATAATCTCAAAGACGATTATGATTTTGTAAAAATCTGGCAGCTGGTTACTTTTGAGCTTTGGTATCAGAAATATTTTGAAAAATAA
- a CDS encoding sulfite exporter TauE/SafE family protein, which produces MEIGLVVSAIALGFASGFHCIGMCGPIALSMGLTKKQAANFYLQNLTYQLGRIFTYSLLGALLGIIGQGFEMAGFQKYLTITAGVLLIIMAVFSFGGKDFASKIPFLSKFLYSVKSNLGRLLQKADYRSRFSTGILNGFLPCGMVYMALTASLASGGIWQGALYMALFGLGTLPFMFAVVLVGNLMNQAFRIKILKAVPVIMIILGGLFILRGLELGIPYVSPKAEAMTISKDHNGANCHIEGHDHTSTNCH; this is translated from the coding sequence ATGGAAATAGGACTTGTGGTATCGGCTATTGCCTTGGGCTTCGCTTCCGGTTTTCACTGTATCGGAATGTGTGGTCCTATTGCTTTATCGATGGGATTGACCAAGAAACAGGCGGCCAATTTCTACCTTCAGAACCTGACCTATCAATTGGGAAGAATTTTTACCTATTCTTTGCTAGGTGCATTGTTGGGTATCATCGGACAGGGATTTGAAATGGCAGGATTTCAAAAATACCTGACCATTACTGCAGGTGTTCTGCTTATTATTATGGCGGTATTTTCATTTGGAGGAAAAGATTTTGCTTCAAAAATTCCTTTTCTTTCTAAATTTTTATATTCAGTAAAATCAAATTTAGGCAGATTACTTCAAAAAGCAGATTACCGTTCAAGATTCTCGACAGGTATTCTGAACGGATTTCTTCCATGTGGTATGGTTTATATGGCACTTACTGCCAGCCTTGCGAGCGGAGGAATATGGCAGGGAGCTCTATATATGGCTTTATTTGGGTTAGGAACCCTTCCGTTCATGTTTGCTGTTGTTTTGGTCGGAAACCTCATGAATCAGGCTTTTAGAATCAAGATTTTAAAAGCAGTTCCTGTGATCATGATTATCCTGGGAGGACTGTTTATTCTCCGGGGCCTGGAACTAGGGATTCCTTACGTTTCTCCGAAAGCAGAAGCTATGACCATCTCCAAGGATCATAATGGAGCCAACTGCCACATTGAAGGCCACGATCATACCTCTACAAACTGCCACTAA
- a CDS encoding peptidylprolyl isomerase — MAILGQIRSKPWLLMGVIALALLAFLVNPDSIDKVFGKNPDVLGKVNGEKITREEFNDQLFVLQQQAEQQGRPKNGLEEQAWQLLVQSKLIKQQFEKLGFEMTDDYFWSQIQYDQMFAQNQQFFDEKGNFKTQELKKEIETLKNTNPQGYTQWLKTRKTIEYRLMARQVFTNISAGITTGKKEAEEMMKERDQLADIDFVKVDYAAYLQKTKINVSTEDLANYIKQHPVMFKAEPSRNLGIVYFPSKPSAADDAAAMKEITKLYSGGTDASGGTENFQNTKNDSMFVMANSDMPFNPQYVKPTQLPATIQGQIATAAIGQTFGPYKEQNFYVVSKLVGKKTSDSTLSRHILIAFKGSPAGEGVTRSKEQAKKLADSIGAIVKATPAKFTEFLKLSSDPNSAAQGGSLGWTTPETPFVPEFLTYLANNPKGATGVVETQFGYHIINIEDKKSGSMGYKVANLIKEIKPSDATEAETDKNARKFIQQVQGKSFNDFVNIAKKGNYQFSNPKMAKRFDGQLQGLGTEKDGDILAWAFDKKRSKGDTEFFTVDGTGDKIIVYLNGKQDAGLADPESVRDQIEVIVKNKLAAKQISDKIAGAKASNLDQIAKLFAATKQSAQVNLLNPSVAGAMEPKVAGAAFGVAKGKLSNPVEGGTGVYVLIKKSETINKQPGDLKQFTESITQRNAGMFGQAWMKSLQDNADIQDYRIEIWNKVGNQQ, encoded by the coding sequence ATGGCAATTTTAGGACAGATTAGGAGTAAGCCTTGGCTTTTAATGGGAGTAATAGCCTTAGCGCTTTTGGCGTTTTTGGTGAACCCCGATAGTATCGACAAGGTTTTTGGTAAAAATCCTGACGTTTTAGGAAAAGTAAACGGTGAGAAAATCACCCGCGAAGAGTTCAATGATCAGCTTTTCGTGTTGCAGCAACAGGCTGAGCAACAGGGTCGTCCGAAAAACGGTCTTGAAGAGCAGGCGTGGCAGTTACTTGTACAATCTAAACTTATCAAGCAACAATTTGAGAAATTGGGCTTTGAAATGACGGATGATTATTTCTGGAGTCAGATCCAGTATGATCAAATGTTTGCTCAGAATCAACAGTTCTTTGATGAGAAAGGTAATTTTAAAACTCAAGAGCTAAAGAAAGAAATTGAAACATTAAAAAATACCAATCCTCAAGGATATACTCAATGGTTGAAGACAAGAAAGACTATTGAATACAGATTGATGGCAAGACAGGTATTTACCAATATTTCAGCAGGGATTACAACAGGTAAAAAAGAAGCTGAAGAGATGATGAAGGAGAGAGATCAGCTTGCTGATATCGACTTTGTAAAGGTTGATTATGCGGCATATCTTCAAAAAACTAAAATTAACGTTAGTACAGAAGATCTTGCCAATTACATCAAACAGCACCCTGTAATGTTTAAAGCTGAGCCAAGCAGAAATCTTGGTATTGTATATTTCCCTTCTAAGCCAAGTGCAGCAGATGATGCAGCAGCGATGAAAGAAATTACAAAATTATACTCAGGAGGTACAGACGCTAGCGGAGGTACAGAAAATTTCCAGAACACGAAGAATGATTCGATGTTTGTAATGGCTAATTCTGATATGCCTTTCAACCCCCAGTATGTAAAGCCTACCCAATTGCCTGCAACGATACAAGGTCAGATCGCAACCGCTGCTATCGGACAGACTTTTGGTCCTTACAAAGAACAAAACTTCTATGTAGTTTCTAAACTGGTAGGTAAAAAGACTTCTGATTCTACATTATCAAGACACATCCTGATTGCTTTCAAAGGAAGCCCTGCAGGAGAAGGAGTAACAAGATCCAAAGAGCAGGCTAAGAAATTGGCAGACTCTATCGGGGCTATCGTAAAAGCTACTCCTGCTAAATTTACAGAATTCCTGAAACTTTCAAGTGATCCGAACTCTGCAGCACAAGGTGGTAGTCTTGGTTGGACAACTCCGGAAACGCCGTTTGTTCCTGAGTTCCTAACTTACCTTGCCAACAACCCTAAAGGTGCTACCGGCGTAGTGGAAACTCAGTTTGGTTATCATATCATCAATATTGAGGATAAAAAATCCGGATCAATGGGTTATAAGGTGGCAAATCTTATCAAAGAAATCAAACCTTCTGATGCTACAGAAGCTGAAACGGATAAGAATGCAAGAAAATTCATTCAGCAGGTTCAGGGTAAATCTTTCAACGATTTTGTGAATATTGCTAAGAAAGGAAATTACCAGTTCTCTAATCCGAAGATGGCAAAGAGATTTGACGGTCAGCTTCAAGGTTTAGGAACAGAAAAAGACGGAGATATTTTAGCCTGGGCTTTCGATAAGAAAAGATCTAAAGGTGATACCGAGTTCTTCACAGTAGACGGAACAGGTGATAAAATTATAGTATACCTTAATGGAAAACAGGACGCAGGTCTTGCTGATCCGGAATCTGTAAGAGATCAGATTGAAGTTATTGTTAAAAATAAATTAGCTGCAAAACAAATCTCTGATAAGATTGCAGGAGCAAAAGCTTCCAACTTAGATCAGATTGCTAAACTATTTGCTGCTACAAAACAAAGTGCTCAGGTAAATCTATTGAATCCTTCAGTTGCAGGAGCTATGGAACCTAAGGTTGCAGGAGCTGCATTCGGAGTAGCGAAAGGTAAACTTTCCAATCCGGTTGAAGGAGGAACAGGAGTATATGTTCTGATCAAAAAATCAGAAACTATAAACAAACAGCCTGGTGACCTTAAGCAGTTTACGGAATCTATTACTCAAAGAAATGCGGGTATGTTCGGACAGGCTTGGATGAAGAGTCTTCAGGACAATGCAGACATCCAGGACTACAGAATTGAGATCTGGAATAAAGTTGGAAATCAACAATAA
- a CDS encoding (Fe-S)-binding protein yields MDFNIKTMAEYAAEGKAPEVLFWVGCAGSFDDRAKKITKAFCKILNKIGVEFAVLGQEESCTGDPAKRAGNEFVFQMMALTNIEVLNAYEVKKIVTACPHCFNTLKNEYPSLGGHFEVVHHTQFLKTLMEEGRLKIEGGAFKGKKITFHDPCYLGRANDEYEAPRLLLEKLDAELVEMKRCKTNGLCCGAGGAQMFKEPEKGNKDINIERTEEALSFEPKVIATGCPFCNTMMTDGVKHFNKNTEVAVKDIVELLAEADDL; encoded by the coding sequence ATGGATTTCAATATAAAAACAATGGCAGAATATGCTGCCGAAGGAAAAGCTCCCGAAGTTTTATTTTGGGTTGGATGTGCCGGAAGTTTCGATGACCGTGCTAAAAAAATTACGAAGGCATTTTGCAAGATATTAAATAAAATAGGCGTTGAATTCGCTGTTCTGGGACAGGAAGAAAGTTGTACAGGAGATCCTGCAAAAAGAGCAGGAAATGAATTCGTATTCCAGATGATGGCATTGACGAATATTGAGGTTCTGAATGCTTATGAGGTGAAGAAAATTGTGACGGCATGTCCGCATTGTTTCAACACCCTTAAAAATGAATATCCAAGCCTTGGAGGGCACTTTGAAGTGGTACACCATACCCAGTTCCTAAAAACCTTAATGGAAGAAGGAAGATTAAAAATTGAGGGTGGGGCTTTCAAAGGAAAGAAAATTACCTTCCATGATCCTTGTTATCTTGGCCGTGCCAATGACGAGTATGAGGCACCAAGACTATTGTTGGAAAAACTCGATGCAGAACTTGTAGAAATGAAGCGTTGCAAAACCAATGGTCTTTGTTGCGGGGCAGGAGGAGCACAGATGTTTAAAGAACCTGAAAAAGGGAATAAAGACATCAATATTGAAAGAACTGAAGAAGCTTTATCATTTGAACCTAAAGTAATTGCTACCGGATGTCCATTCTGCAATACCATGATGACGGACGGGGTAAAACACTTTAATAAAAATACAGAAGTAGCTGTAAAAGACATCGTAGAGCTTCTTGCCGAAGCTGACGATTTGTAG
- a CDS encoding polysaccharide biosynthesis C-terminal domain-containing protein, with protein sequence MQLTIIKTFISRFLILFLSFGLVIFSTNMWGSEGKGTISIVIANAAAVSFFSSIFSGSSTSYFASRFKVEKILLYAYLWSLFIGLFVPFLFSFTSIQSEYLMYLIGISVFSSLLSTNIGLFIGTQNIRKFNTYTVLQQLVHVVFIMLLVYGFGYKDVSVYFMAQIGCLVLLFVTSFFQIIRKCKLSEVSFSKVVSRNMFEYGWKTQLSAFVQFLNYRLSFYFLEYFEGIASVGVFSIGVTFSEAIWTITRSIAVVLYSDVVNSKSREESIAKTKGSLKLTFTLMLVFVAGVIIVPSEVYLFIFGKEFRDTKEIIFFLTPGILGIAVSDMVGHYFSGIRELKILNIKSIVGLVVTVVFSFIAIPRWGILGACFATTSSYLVSSFVLFRKFYHSTPFRWRDYMISRKEIMLLKNKLLKK encoded by the coding sequence ATGCAGCTTACCATCATTAAAACTTTCATTTCACGCTTCCTGATCTTGTTTCTAAGTTTCGGACTGGTGATTTTTTCTACCAATATGTGGGGAAGTGAAGGGAAAGGTACCATTTCTATTGTGATTGCCAATGCTGCTGCGGTAAGCTTTTTCAGCAGTATTTTCTCAGGAAGCAGTACATCTTATTTTGCTTCAAGGTTTAAGGTGGAAAAAATTCTGCTGTATGCTTATCTGTGGTCTTTATTTATTGGTCTTTTCGTTCCGTTTTTATTTAGTTTTACCTCTATTCAGAGCGAATATCTGATGTATCTTATAGGAATTTCAGTATTCTCCTCTTTACTGTCAACCAATATCGGTCTGTTTATAGGCACTCAGAATATCAGGAAGTTCAATACTTACACTGTGTTACAGCAATTGGTACACGTTGTTTTTATCATGCTGTTAGTATATGGATTTGGATACAAGGATGTATCCGTATATTTTATGGCACAGATCGGTTGCCTGGTTCTTTTATTTGTAACAAGTTTTTTTCAGATCATCAGAAAATGTAAACTCTCTGAAGTCTCATTTTCAAAAGTAGTGTCCAGAAATATGTTTGAATATGGCTGGAAAACCCAGTTGAGTGCTTTCGTACAGTTTTTAAATTACAGGTTGTCATTTTATTTTTTAGAATATTTTGAAGGAATTGCCAGTGTAGGTGTTTTTTCAATCGGAGTGACCTTTTCAGAGGCCATCTGGACCATTACCAGAAGTATTGCAGTGGTTTTATATTCAGATGTGGTCAACAGTAAAAGCAGGGAAGAATCCATTGCTAAAACTAAAGGTTCTCTAAAACTGACATTTACTTTGATGCTTGTTTTTGTGGCAGGTGTTATTATAGTTCCTTCAGAAGTGTATCTGTTCATCTTCGGGAAAGAATTCCGGGATACAAAAGAGATTATTTTCTTTTTGACGCCGGGCATTTTAGGTATTGCTGTAAGTGATATGGTGGGGCATTACTTTTCAGGAATCAGAGAGTTAAAAATCCTGAATATCAAATCCATTGTAGGTTTGGTCGTAACGGTAGTTTTCTCTTTCATTGCCATACCAAGGTGGGGAATTCTTGGAGCCTGCTTTGCTACTACCTCCTCTTATCTGGTTTCCTCATTTGTTTTATTCAGAAAATTTTACCATTCTACACCCTTTCGATGGAGAGATTATATGATTTCAAGAAAGGAAATAATGCTTTTGAAGAATAAACTTTTGAAGAAATAA
- a CDS encoding glycosyltransferase — MLKVLFLTTSHSYKDDRIFYHQARELSRQGYEVRICSLCSDYQGVIDGVSIEAYSVLQESIAIKKQVFQRVCDAFQPDCIICSEPLAVIAVKKFVKEHKVSCLYDVTEWYPAMSMLVGYRFPLNIFHAVKFFLINLYAGFLSTHFIFGEQTKKFPLAWFFWFKKHIILPYYPDPTYTSENIKKLEPGMITLCYTGHISKDKGIGNFFNAVAQVRRQLPSLKIKVLIIGGTRQQSDEDYFAGLLNEYNFDGVEVRKPTSFEHFTEAFSDADLCFDLREFNFENHHSLPIKLFYFMAAGKPVIYSNLKGIRKHMGKLSFGYLVDPGNEKIISDIIIKYVKNPHLYETHALNAKKDFREKYNWKIINHSFLDFVKRAIDQ; from the coding sequence ATGCTTAAGGTACTATTTTTGACGACTTCCCATAGCTATAAAGATGATAGAATTTTTTATCATCAGGCAAGAGAACTTAGCAGGCAGGGATATGAAGTCAGGATTTGTAGTTTGTGCTCAGATTATCAGGGTGTTATTGATGGGGTTTCAATAGAAGCTTATTCCGTTTTACAAGAAAGTATTGCAATAAAAAAGCAGGTTTTTCAGAGGGTCTGTGATGCCTTTCAACCTGATTGTATAATCTGTTCTGAACCTTTGGCGGTCATTGCTGTGAAAAAGTTTGTCAAGGAACACAAGGTAAGTTGCCTCTATGACGTTACAGAATGGTATCCTGCAATGTCAATGCTTGTAGGCTATCGCTTTCCCCTCAATATTTTTCATGCGGTAAAATTCTTTCTCATTAACCTTTATGCCGGATTCTTAAGCACCCATTTTATTTTTGGGGAACAGACAAAAAAGTTCCCTCTGGCCTGGTTTTTTTGGTTTAAAAAGCACATCATTCTTCCGTATTATCCTGACCCGACTTATACCAGTGAAAATATCAAAAAACTTGAACCCGGTATGATTACCCTGTGCTATACCGGCCATATTTCAAAAGATAAAGGAATTGGAAACTTTTTTAACGCCGTTGCTCAAGTACGCCGACAACTGCCGTCATTGAAAATCAAGGTTTTAATAATCGGAGGGACACGTCAACAAAGTGATGAAGACTATTTTGCAGGATTACTGAACGAATACAATTTTGATGGTGTTGAAGTGAGGAAACCAACTTCTTTTGAACATTTTACCGAAGCATTTAGTGACGCTGATCTTTGTTTTGATCTCCGGGAGTTTAACTTTGAGAATCATCATTCGTTACCTATAAAACTGTTTTATTTTATGGCAGCGGGGAAGCCGGTGATCTATTCAAACCTAAAGGGAATACGGAAACATATGGGTAAACTTTCCTTTGGGTATCTGGTAGATCCGGGAAATGAAAAAATAATTTCAGATATTATCATAAAATATGTTAAAAATCCTCACCTTTACGAAACACATGCATTGAATGCAAAAAAGGATTTTAGAGAAAAATATAACTGGAAAATAATCAATCATTCTTTTCTTGATTTTGTGAAAAGAGCTATTGATCAATAA